The Mastacembelus armatus chromosome 9, fMasArm1.2, whole genome shotgun sequence genome contains a region encoding:
- the kdm2ba gene encoding lysine (K)-specific demethylase 2Ba isoform X1 encodes MALSLSGDDEEYDSESEQQRATNRPKPKVGTSSGVKLPSNRSSSGARRRRTRCRRCEACLRTECGECHFCKDMKKFGGPGRMKQSCIMRQCIAPVLPHTAVCVVCKEAGKEDTLEEEEDKFNFMLMECSICNEIVHPNCLKVSDASGVVNDELPNCWECPKCNHAGKSGKVLKQKRGPGFKYASNLPGSLLREQKPVKEEGDVSSAAKKRPDREETPRHRPEESLHRQPPLLSPSSLSRPRPEDKLRKKRKLFDDDEEEDLSVRKKEKSDDPYFSKLLHQIKTEDEDDDGYEEEDEEGREPHFRSSVERKGRFGDAEEDGDDRDSKTDVLNSCIKTPVADSDQSHCSSPQAGPSSEGGSETQEKGPRPKARRKRRLPNRELSRELSKALNQEIQKTEDCLANENRQPLKVEPETENEEPKRLFRNGSELGDQRPHLKPKEMNGTPWELRHFYPSRITPLGFNRSTPTNRPVPPRSPPKCVQMERHVIRPPPISPPPDRLPLKDGKTHAIQREVWMKIFRFLTHKELCVCMRVCKTWNRWCCDKRLWTKIDLNRCTSITPLMLSGIIRRQPVSLDLSWTNISKKQLSWLINRLPGLRVLRLSGCSWAAVSALCTTSCPLLRTLDVQWVEGLKDAQMRDLLSPPTDNRPGQLDNRCKLRNVEDLRLAGLDITDTSLRLISRQMPLLSRLDLSYCNHINDQSVNLLTAAGTTTRDSLTEINLSVCNRVTDRSLNFFKRCGSICQIDLRFCKQVSKTACERFIAEMSVSVQFRLREDKLLQKTS; translated from the exons CAGCGGGCCACCAACCGGCCAAAGCCTAAAGTGGGGACGTCATCTGGAGTTAAGCTGCCATCTAACCGCAGCTCGTCCGGAGCCAGGCGCAGGAGGACACGCTGCCGAAGGTGTGAGGCATGCCTCCGGACCGAATGTGGAGAGTGTCACTTCTGCAAGGACATGAAGAAGTTTGGAGGACCCGGGCGCATGAAGCAGTCCTGCATTATGAGACAGTGCATCGCG CCCGTCCTGCCCCACACAGCAGTGTGCGTGGTGTGTAAAGAGGCAGGGAAGGAGGACACgctggaggaagaagaggacaaGTTCAACTTTATGCTGATGGAGTGCTCTATCTGCAATGAGATTGTCCATCCCAACTGCCTCAAG GTGAGTGATGCCTCAGGAGTGGTGAACGATGAACTTCCTAACTGCTGGGAATGTCCCAAGTGCAACCACGCTGGGAAAAGTGGGAAA GTATTGAAGCAAAAAAGGGGTCCAGGGTTCAAATACGCCTCCAACCTCCCTGGCTCTCTGCTGAGGGAACAGAAGCCTGTGAAGGAGGAGGGGGACGTTTCTTCTGCAGCCAAGAAGAGACCAGACAGAGAGGAGACGCCCAGGCACAGGCCTGAGGAGTCTCTCCACCGACAGCCACCACTGCTGTCCCCCAGCAGCCTGTCAAGGCCCAGGCCCGAGGACAAActcaggaagaagaggaagctctttgatgatgatgaggaagaggatcTCAGTGTGAGGAAGAAG GAAAAGTCAGATGATCCTTATTTTTCCAAACTTCTGCACCAGATCAAGACAGAAGACGAGGATGATGATGGAtatgaggaagaggatgaagaaggaaGGGAGCCTCACTTCCGGAGCAGTGTAGAAAGGAAAGGGCGTTTTGGAGATGCTGAAGAAGACGGAGATGACAGAGACTCTAAGACCGATGTTTTGAACTCCTGCATTAAAACTCCAGTTGCAGACAGCGACCAGTctcactgcagctctccacAGGCCGGCCCCAGCAGTGAGGGAGGAAGCGAGACTCAGGAAAAAGGTCCACGTCCAAAAGCTCGACGCAAGCGGCGTTTACCTAATAGAGAGCTGAGCCGAGAGCTAAGCAAAGCACTGAACCAGGAAATCCAGAAGACGGAGGACTGCCTGGCCAACGAGAACCGCCAGCCCCTAAAGGTGGAGCCAGAGACGGAAAACGAAGAACCCAAGAGGCTGTTCCGCAACGGCAGTGAGCTCGGGGATCAGAGGCCCCACCTCAAGCCCAAAGAGATGAACGGGACTCCCTGGGAGCTGCGCCACTTCTACCCGAGTAGGATCACACCACTGGGCTTCAATAGGAGCACCCCAACCAACCGACCAGTGCCCCCACGCTCCCCTCCCAAGTGTGTCCAAATGGAGCGACATGTCATTCGACCGCCTCCGATAAGCCCGCCTCCTGACAGACTGCCTCTAAAAGATGGTAAAACACATGCTATACAACGCGAGGTCTGGATGAAGATCTTTCGCTTTCTCACACACAAGGAACTATGTGTCTGCATGAGAGTTTGCAAGACGTGGAACAGATG GTGCTGTGATAAGAGGCTTTGGACAAAGATTGATCTAAACCGCTGCACCTCCATCACTCCACTCATGCTAAGTGGGATTATTCGTCGACAGCCAGTTTCACTGGACCTCAGCTGGACCAACATTTCCAAGAAACAATTAAGCTGGCTTATTAATAGATTACCAG GTCTGCGGGTGTTAAGGTTATCAGGATGTTCTTGGGCTGCTGTGTCTGCACTCTGCACCACCAGCTGCCCTCTGCTGCGCACCCTGGACGTCCAGTGGGTGGAGGGACTCAAAGATGCACAGATGAGGGACCTCCTCTCACCTCCGACAGACAACAGACCAG GTCAGCTGGATAACCGCTGCAAGCTGCGGAATGTGGAGGACCTGCGGCTGGCAGGGCTGGACATCACCGACACGTCTTTACGTCTCATCAGTCGGCAGATGCCTTTGCTGTCCAGGCTGGACCTGAGCTACTGCAACCACATCAACGACCAGTCAGTGAAcctgctgacagcagcagggaccACGACCAGAGATTCCCTCACAGAAATCAACCTGTCAG
- the kdm2ba gene encoding lysine (K)-specific demethylase 2Ba isoform X3, translating to MALSLSGDDEEYDSESEQQRATNRPKPKVGTSSGVKLPSNRSSSGARRRRTRCRRCEACLRTECGECHFCKDMKKFGGPGRMKQSCIMRQCIAPVLPHTAVCVVCKEAGKEDTLEEEEDKFNFMLMECSICNEIVHPNCLKVSDASGVVNDELPNCWECPKCNHAGKSGKQKRGPGFKYASNLPGSLLREQKPVKEEGDVSSAAKKRPDREETPRHRPEESLHRQPPLLSPSSLSRPRPEDKLRKKRKLFDDDEEEDLSVRKKEKSDDPYFSKLLHQIKTEDEDDDGYEEEDEEGREPHFRSSVERKGRFGDAEEDGDDRDSKTDVLNSCIKTPVADSDQSHCSSPQAGPSSEGGSETQEKGPRPKARRKRRLPNRELSRELSKALNQEIQKTEDCLANENRQPLKVEPETENEEPKRLFRNGSELGDQRPHLKPKEMNGTPWELRHFYPSRITPLGFNRSTPTNRPVPPRSPPKCVQMERHVIRPPPISPPPDRLPLKDGKTHAIQREVWMKIFRFLTHKELCVCMRVCKTWNRWCCDKRLWTKIDLNRCTSITPLMLSGIIRRQPVSLDLSWTNISKKQLSWLINRLPGLRVLRLSGCSWAAVSALCTTSCPLLRTLDVQWVEGLKDAQMRDLLSPPTDNRPGQLDNRCKLRNVEDLRLAGLDITDTSLRLISRQMPLLSRLDLSYCNHINDQSVNLLTAAGTTTRDSLTEINLSVCNRVTDRSLNFFKRCGSICQIDLRFCKQVSKTACERFIAEMSVSVQFRLREDKLLQKTS from the exons CAGCGGGCCACCAACCGGCCAAAGCCTAAAGTGGGGACGTCATCTGGAGTTAAGCTGCCATCTAACCGCAGCTCGTCCGGAGCCAGGCGCAGGAGGACACGCTGCCGAAGGTGTGAGGCATGCCTCCGGACCGAATGTGGAGAGTGTCACTTCTGCAAGGACATGAAGAAGTTTGGAGGACCCGGGCGCATGAAGCAGTCCTGCATTATGAGACAGTGCATCGCG CCCGTCCTGCCCCACACAGCAGTGTGCGTGGTGTGTAAAGAGGCAGGGAAGGAGGACACgctggaggaagaagaggacaaGTTCAACTTTATGCTGATGGAGTGCTCTATCTGCAATGAGATTGTCCATCCCAACTGCCTCAAG GTGAGTGATGCCTCAGGAGTGGTGAACGATGAACTTCCTAACTGCTGGGAATGTCCCAAGTGCAACCACGCTGGGAAAAGTGGGAAA CAAAAAAGGGGTCCAGGGTTCAAATACGCCTCCAACCTCCCTGGCTCTCTGCTGAGGGAACAGAAGCCTGTGAAGGAGGAGGGGGACGTTTCTTCTGCAGCCAAGAAGAGACCAGACAGAGAGGAGACGCCCAGGCACAGGCCTGAGGAGTCTCTCCACCGACAGCCACCACTGCTGTCCCCCAGCAGCCTGTCAAGGCCCAGGCCCGAGGACAAActcaggaagaagaggaagctctttgatgatgatgaggaagaggatcTCAGTGTGAGGAAGAAG GAAAAGTCAGATGATCCTTATTTTTCCAAACTTCTGCACCAGATCAAGACAGAAGACGAGGATGATGATGGAtatgaggaagaggatgaagaaggaaGGGAGCCTCACTTCCGGAGCAGTGTAGAAAGGAAAGGGCGTTTTGGAGATGCTGAAGAAGACGGAGATGACAGAGACTCTAAGACCGATGTTTTGAACTCCTGCATTAAAACTCCAGTTGCAGACAGCGACCAGTctcactgcagctctccacAGGCCGGCCCCAGCAGTGAGGGAGGAAGCGAGACTCAGGAAAAAGGTCCACGTCCAAAAGCTCGACGCAAGCGGCGTTTACCTAATAGAGAGCTGAGCCGAGAGCTAAGCAAAGCACTGAACCAGGAAATCCAGAAGACGGAGGACTGCCTGGCCAACGAGAACCGCCAGCCCCTAAAGGTGGAGCCAGAGACGGAAAACGAAGAACCCAAGAGGCTGTTCCGCAACGGCAGTGAGCTCGGGGATCAGAGGCCCCACCTCAAGCCCAAAGAGATGAACGGGACTCCCTGGGAGCTGCGCCACTTCTACCCGAGTAGGATCACACCACTGGGCTTCAATAGGAGCACCCCAACCAACCGACCAGTGCCCCCACGCTCCCCTCCCAAGTGTGTCCAAATGGAGCGACATGTCATTCGACCGCCTCCGATAAGCCCGCCTCCTGACAGACTGCCTCTAAAAGATGGTAAAACACATGCTATACAACGCGAGGTCTGGATGAAGATCTTTCGCTTTCTCACACACAAGGAACTATGTGTCTGCATGAGAGTTTGCAAGACGTGGAACAGATG GTGCTGTGATAAGAGGCTTTGGACAAAGATTGATCTAAACCGCTGCACCTCCATCACTCCACTCATGCTAAGTGGGATTATTCGTCGACAGCCAGTTTCACTGGACCTCAGCTGGACCAACATTTCCAAGAAACAATTAAGCTGGCTTATTAATAGATTACCAG GTCTGCGGGTGTTAAGGTTATCAGGATGTTCTTGGGCTGCTGTGTCTGCACTCTGCACCACCAGCTGCCCTCTGCTGCGCACCCTGGACGTCCAGTGGGTGGAGGGACTCAAAGATGCACAGATGAGGGACCTCCTCTCACCTCCGACAGACAACAGACCAG GTCAGCTGGATAACCGCTGCAAGCTGCGGAATGTGGAGGACCTGCGGCTGGCAGGGCTGGACATCACCGACACGTCTTTACGTCTCATCAGTCGGCAGATGCCTTTGCTGTCCAGGCTGGACCTGAGCTACTGCAACCACATCAACGACCAGTCAGTGAAcctgctgacagcagcagggaccACGACCAGAGATTCCCTCACAGAAATCAACCTGTCAG
- the kdm2ba gene encoding lysine (K)-specific demethylase 2Ba isoform X2, protein MALSLSGDDEEYDSESEQRATNRPKPKVGTSSGVKLPSNRSSSGARRRRTRCRRCEACLRTECGECHFCKDMKKFGGPGRMKQSCIMRQCIAPVLPHTAVCVVCKEAGKEDTLEEEEDKFNFMLMECSICNEIVHPNCLKVSDASGVVNDELPNCWECPKCNHAGKSGKVLKQKRGPGFKYASNLPGSLLREQKPVKEEGDVSSAAKKRPDREETPRHRPEESLHRQPPLLSPSSLSRPRPEDKLRKKRKLFDDDEEEDLSVRKKEKSDDPYFSKLLHQIKTEDEDDDGYEEEDEEGREPHFRSSVERKGRFGDAEEDGDDRDSKTDVLNSCIKTPVADSDQSHCSSPQAGPSSEGGSETQEKGPRPKARRKRRLPNRELSRELSKALNQEIQKTEDCLANENRQPLKVEPETENEEPKRLFRNGSELGDQRPHLKPKEMNGTPWELRHFYPSRITPLGFNRSTPTNRPVPPRSPPKCVQMERHVIRPPPISPPPDRLPLKDGKTHAIQREVWMKIFRFLTHKELCVCMRVCKTWNRWCCDKRLWTKIDLNRCTSITPLMLSGIIRRQPVSLDLSWTNISKKQLSWLINRLPGLRVLRLSGCSWAAVSALCTTSCPLLRTLDVQWVEGLKDAQMRDLLSPPTDNRPGQLDNRCKLRNVEDLRLAGLDITDTSLRLISRQMPLLSRLDLSYCNHINDQSVNLLTAAGTTTRDSLTEINLSVCNRVTDRSLNFFKRCGSICQIDLRFCKQVSKTACERFIAEMSVSVQFRLREDKLLQKTS, encoded by the exons CGGGCCACCAACCGGCCAAAGCCTAAAGTGGGGACGTCATCTGGAGTTAAGCTGCCATCTAACCGCAGCTCGTCCGGAGCCAGGCGCAGGAGGACACGCTGCCGAAGGTGTGAGGCATGCCTCCGGACCGAATGTGGAGAGTGTCACTTCTGCAAGGACATGAAGAAGTTTGGAGGACCCGGGCGCATGAAGCAGTCCTGCATTATGAGACAGTGCATCGCG CCCGTCCTGCCCCACACAGCAGTGTGCGTGGTGTGTAAAGAGGCAGGGAAGGAGGACACgctggaggaagaagaggacaaGTTCAACTTTATGCTGATGGAGTGCTCTATCTGCAATGAGATTGTCCATCCCAACTGCCTCAAG GTGAGTGATGCCTCAGGAGTGGTGAACGATGAACTTCCTAACTGCTGGGAATGTCCCAAGTGCAACCACGCTGGGAAAAGTGGGAAA GTATTGAAGCAAAAAAGGGGTCCAGGGTTCAAATACGCCTCCAACCTCCCTGGCTCTCTGCTGAGGGAACAGAAGCCTGTGAAGGAGGAGGGGGACGTTTCTTCTGCAGCCAAGAAGAGACCAGACAGAGAGGAGACGCCCAGGCACAGGCCTGAGGAGTCTCTCCACCGACAGCCACCACTGCTGTCCCCCAGCAGCCTGTCAAGGCCCAGGCCCGAGGACAAActcaggaagaagaggaagctctttgatgatgatgaggaagaggatcTCAGTGTGAGGAAGAAG GAAAAGTCAGATGATCCTTATTTTTCCAAACTTCTGCACCAGATCAAGACAGAAGACGAGGATGATGATGGAtatgaggaagaggatgaagaaggaaGGGAGCCTCACTTCCGGAGCAGTGTAGAAAGGAAAGGGCGTTTTGGAGATGCTGAAGAAGACGGAGATGACAGAGACTCTAAGACCGATGTTTTGAACTCCTGCATTAAAACTCCAGTTGCAGACAGCGACCAGTctcactgcagctctccacAGGCCGGCCCCAGCAGTGAGGGAGGAAGCGAGACTCAGGAAAAAGGTCCACGTCCAAAAGCTCGACGCAAGCGGCGTTTACCTAATAGAGAGCTGAGCCGAGAGCTAAGCAAAGCACTGAACCAGGAAATCCAGAAGACGGAGGACTGCCTGGCCAACGAGAACCGCCAGCCCCTAAAGGTGGAGCCAGAGACGGAAAACGAAGAACCCAAGAGGCTGTTCCGCAACGGCAGTGAGCTCGGGGATCAGAGGCCCCACCTCAAGCCCAAAGAGATGAACGGGACTCCCTGGGAGCTGCGCCACTTCTACCCGAGTAGGATCACACCACTGGGCTTCAATAGGAGCACCCCAACCAACCGACCAGTGCCCCCACGCTCCCCTCCCAAGTGTGTCCAAATGGAGCGACATGTCATTCGACCGCCTCCGATAAGCCCGCCTCCTGACAGACTGCCTCTAAAAGATGGTAAAACACATGCTATACAACGCGAGGTCTGGATGAAGATCTTTCGCTTTCTCACACACAAGGAACTATGTGTCTGCATGAGAGTTTGCAAGACGTGGAACAGATG GTGCTGTGATAAGAGGCTTTGGACAAAGATTGATCTAAACCGCTGCACCTCCATCACTCCACTCATGCTAAGTGGGATTATTCGTCGACAGCCAGTTTCACTGGACCTCAGCTGGACCAACATTTCCAAGAAACAATTAAGCTGGCTTATTAATAGATTACCAG GTCTGCGGGTGTTAAGGTTATCAGGATGTTCTTGGGCTGCTGTGTCTGCACTCTGCACCACCAGCTGCCCTCTGCTGCGCACCCTGGACGTCCAGTGGGTGGAGGGACTCAAAGATGCACAGATGAGGGACCTCCTCTCACCTCCGACAGACAACAGACCAG GTCAGCTGGATAACCGCTGCAAGCTGCGGAATGTGGAGGACCTGCGGCTGGCAGGGCTGGACATCACCGACACGTCTTTACGTCTCATCAGTCGGCAGATGCCTTTGCTGTCCAGGCTGGACCTGAGCTACTGCAACCACATCAACGACCAGTCAGTGAAcctgctgacagcagcagggaccACGACCAGAGATTCCCTCACAGAAATCAACCTGTCAG
- the kdm2ba gene encoding lysine (K)-specific demethylase 2Ba isoform X5: MALSLSGDDEEYDSESEQQRATNRPKPKVGTSSGVKLPSNRSSSGARRRRTRCRRCEACLRTECGECHFCKDMKKFGGPGRMKQSCIMRQCIAPVLPHTAVCVVCKEAGKEDTLEEEEDKFNFMLMECSICNEIVHPNCLKVSDASGVVNDELPNCWECPKCNHAGKSGKVLKQKRGPGFKYASNLPGSLLREQKPVKEEGDVSSAAKKRPDREETPRHRPEESLHRQPPLLSPSSLSRPRPEDKLRKKRKLFDDDEEEDLSVRKKEKSDDPYFSKLLHQIKTEDEDDDGYEEEDEEGREPHFRSSVERKGRFGDAEEDGDDRDSKTDVLNSCIKTPVADSDQSHCSSPQAGPSSEGGSETQEKGPRPKARRKRRLPNRELSRELSKALNQEIQKTEDCLANENRQPLKVEPETENEEPKRLFRNGSELGDQRPHLKPKEMNGTPWELRHFYPSRITPLGFNRSTPTNRPVPPRSPPKCVQMERHVIRPPPISPPPDRLPLKDGKTHAIQREVWMKIFRFLTHKELCVCMRVCKTWNRWCCDKRLWTKIDLNRCTSITPLMLSGIIRRQPVSLDLSWTNISKKQLSWLINRLPGLRVLRLSGCSWAAVSALCTTSCPLLRTLDVQWVEGLKDAQMRDLLSPPTDNRPGQLDNRCKLRNVEDLRLAGLDITDTSLRLISRQMPLLSRLDLSYCNHINDQSVNLLTAAGTTTRDSLTEINLSGHVLINQRGKRQDCVRIVSFLYHLHLSCLHNLHVDVVLDVKE, encoded by the exons CAGCGGGCCACCAACCGGCCAAAGCCTAAAGTGGGGACGTCATCTGGAGTTAAGCTGCCATCTAACCGCAGCTCGTCCGGAGCCAGGCGCAGGAGGACACGCTGCCGAAGGTGTGAGGCATGCCTCCGGACCGAATGTGGAGAGTGTCACTTCTGCAAGGACATGAAGAAGTTTGGAGGACCCGGGCGCATGAAGCAGTCCTGCATTATGAGACAGTGCATCGCG CCCGTCCTGCCCCACACAGCAGTGTGCGTGGTGTGTAAAGAGGCAGGGAAGGAGGACACgctggaggaagaagaggacaaGTTCAACTTTATGCTGATGGAGTGCTCTATCTGCAATGAGATTGTCCATCCCAACTGCCTCAAG GTGAGTGATGCCTCAGGAGTGGTGAACGATGAACTTCCTAACTGCTGGGAATGTCCCAAGTGCAACCACGCTGGGAAAAGTGGGAAA GTATTGAAGCAAAAAAGGGGTCCAGGGTTCAAATACGCCTCCAACCTCCCTGGCTCTCTGCTGAGGGAACAGAAGCCTGTGAAGGAGGAGGGGGACGTTTCTTCTGCAGCCAAGAAGAGACCAGACAGAGAGGAGACGCCCAGGCACAGGCCTGAGGAGTCTCTCCACCGACAGCCACCACTGCTGTCCCCCAGCAGCCTGTCAAGGCCCAGGCCCGAGGACAAActcaggaagaagaggaagctctttgatgatgatgaggaagaggatcTCAGTGTGAGGAAGAAG GAAAAGTCAGATGATCCTTATTTTTCCAAACTTCTGCACCAGATCAAGACAGAAGACGAGGATGATGATGGAtatgaggaagaggatgaagaaggaaGGGAGCCTCACTTCCGGAGCAGTGTAGAAAGGAAAGGGCGTTTTGGAGATGCTGAAGAAGACGGAGATGACAGAGACTCTAAGACCGATGTTTTGAACTCCTGCATTAAAACTCCAGTTGCAGACAGCGACCAGTctcactgcagctctccacAGGCCGGCCCCAGCAGTGAGGGAGGAAGCGAGACTCAGGAAAAAGGTCCACGTCCAAAAGCTCGACGCAAGCGGCGTTTACCTAATAGAGAGCTGAGCCGAGAGCTAAGCAAAGCACTGAACCAGGAAATCCAGAAGACGGAGGACTGCCTGGCCAACGAGAACCGCCAGCCCCTAAAGGTGGAGCCAGAGACGGAAAACGAAGAACCCAAGAGGCTGTTCCGCAACGGCAGTGAGCTCGGGGATCAGAGGCCCCACCTCAAGCCCAAAGAGATGAACGGGACTCCCTGGGAGCTGCGCCACTTCTACCCGAGTAGGATCACACCACTGGGCTTCAATAGGAGCACCCCAACCAACCGACCAGTGCCCCCACGCTCCCCTCCCAAGTGTGTCCAAATGGAGCGACATGTCATTCGACCGCCTCCGATAAGCCCGCCTCCTGACAGACTGCCTCTAAAAGATGGTAAAACACATGCTATACAACGCGAGGTCTGGATGAAGATCTTTCGCTTTCTCACACACAAGGAACTATGTGTCTGCATGAGAGTTTGCAAGACGTGGAACAGATG GTGCTGTGATAAGAGGCTTTGGACAAAGATTGATCTAAACCGCTGCACCTCCATCACTCCACTCATGCTAAGTGGGATTATTCGTCGACAGCCAGTTTCACTGGACCTCAGCTGGACCAACATTTCCAAGAAACAATTAAGCTGGCTTATTAATAGATTACCAG GTCTGCGGGTGTTAAGGTTATCAGGATGTTCTTGGGCTGCTGTGTCTGCACTCTGCACCACCAGCTGCCCTCTGCTGCGCACCCTGGACGTCCAGTGGGTGGAGGGACTCAAAGATGCACAGATGAGGGACCTCCTCTCACCTCCGACAGACAACAGACCAG GTCAGCTGGATAACCGCTGCAAGCTGCGGAATGTGGAGGACCTGCGGCTGGCAGGGCTGGACATCACCGACACGTCTTTACGTCTCATCAGTCGGCAGATGCCTTTGCTGTCCAGGCTGGACCTGAGCTACTGCAACCACATCAACGACCAGTCAGTGAAcctgctgacagcagcagggaccACGACCAGAGATTCCCTCACAGAAATCAACCTGTCAG
- the kdm2ba gene encoding lysine (K)-specific demethylase 2Ba isoform X6: MALSLSGDDEEYDSESEQQRATNRPKPKVGTSSGVKLPSNRSSSGARRRRTRCRRCEACLRTECGECHFCKDMKKFGGPGRMKQSCIMRQCIAPVLPHTAVCVVCKEAGKEDTLEEEEDKFNFMLMECSICNEIVHPNCLKVSDASGVVNDELPNCWECPKCNHAGKSGKVLKQKRGPGFKYASNLPGSLLREQKPVKEEGDVSSAAKKRPDREETPRHRPEESLHRQPPLLSPSSLSRPRPEDKLRKKRKLFDDDEEEDLSVRKKEKSDDPYFSKLLHQIKTEDEDDDGYEEEDEEGREPHFRSSVERKGRFGDAEEDGDDRDSKTDVLNSCIKTPVADSDQSHCSSPQAGPSSEGGSETQEKGPRPKARRKRRLPNRELSRELSKALNQEIQKTEDCLANENRQPLKVEPETENEEPKRLFRNGSELGDQRPHLKPKEMNGTPWELRHFYPSRITPLGFNRSTPTNRPVPPRSPPKCVQMERHVIRPPPISPPPDRLPLKDGKTHAIQREVWMKIFRFLTHKELCVCMRVCKTWNRWCCDKRLWTKIDLNRCTSITPLMLSGIIRRQPVSLDLSWTNISKKQLSWLINRLPGLRVLRLSGCSWAAVSALCTTSCPLLRTLDVQWVEGLKDAQMRDLLSPPTDNRPGQLDNRCKLRNVEDLRLAGLDITDTSLRLISRQMPLLSRLDLSYCNHINDQSVNLLTAAGTTTRDSLTEINLSGHVLINQRGKRQDCFVTGSQTVP; this comes from the exons CAGCGGGCCACCAACCGGCCAAAGCCTAAAGTGGGGACGTCATCTGGAGTTAAGCTGCCATCTAACCGCAGCTCGTCCGGAGCCAGGCGCAGGAGGACACGCTGCCGAAGGTGTGAGGCATGCCTCCGGACCGAATGTGGAGAGTGTCACTTCTGCAAGGACATGAAGAAGTTTGGAGGACCCGGGCGCATGAAGCAGTCCTGCATTATGAGACAGTGCATCGCG CCCGTCCTGCCCCACACAGCAGTGTGCGTGGTGTGTAAAGAGGCAGGGAAGGAGGACACgctggaggaagaagaggacaaGTTCAACTTTATGCTGATGGAGTGCTCTATCTGCAATGAGATTGTCCATCCCAACTGCCTCAAG GTGAGTGATGCCTCAGGAGTGGTGAACGATGAACTTCCTAACTGCTGGGAATGTCCCAAGTGCAACCACGCTGGGAAAAGTGGGAAA GTATTGAAGCAAAAAAGGGGTCCAGGGTTCAAATACGCCTCCAACCTCCCTGGCTCTCTGCTGAGGGAACAGAAGCCTGTGAAGGAGGAGGGGGACGTTTCTTCTGCAGCCAAGAAGAGACCAGACAGAGAGGAGACGCCCAGGCACAGGCCTGAGGAGTCTCTCCACCGACAGCCACCACTGCTGTCCCCCAGCAGCCTGTCAAGGCCCAGGCCCGAGGACAAActcaggaagaagaggaagctctttgatgatgatgaggaagaggatcTCAGTGTGAGGAAGAAG GAAAAGTCAGATGATCCTTATTTTTCCAAACTTCTGCACCAGATCAAGACAGAAGACGAGGATGATGATGGAtatgaggaagaggatgaagaaggaaGGGAGCCTCACTTCCGGAGCAGTGTAGAAAGGAAAGGGCGTTTTGGAGATGCTGAAGAAGACGGAGATGACAGAGACTCTAAGACCGATGTTTTGAACTCCTGCATTAAAACTCCAGTTGCAGACAGCGACCAGTctcactgcagctctccacAGGCCGGCCCCAGCAGTGAGGGAGGAAGCGAGACTCAGGAAAAAGGTCCACGTCCAAAAGCTCGACGCAAGCGGCGTTTACCTAATAGAGAGCTGAGCCGAGAGCTAAGCAAAGCACTGAACCAGGAAATCCAGAAGACGGAGGACTGCCTGGCCAACGAGAACCGCCAGCCCCTAAAGGTGGAGCCAGAGACGGAAAACGAAGAACCCAAGAGGCTGTTCCGCAACGGCAGTGAGCTCGGGGATCAGAGGCCCCACCTCAAGCCCAAAGAGATGAACGGGACTCCCTGGGAGCTGCGCCACTTCTACCCGAGTAGGATCACACCACTGGGCTTCAATAGGAGCACCCCAACCAACCGACCAGTGCCCCCACGCTCCCCTCCCAAGTGTGTCCAAATGGAGCGACATGTCATTCGACCGCCTCCGATAAGCCCGCCTCCTGACAGACTGCCTCTAAAAGATGGTAAAACACATGCTATACAACGCGAGGTCTGGATGAAGATCTTTCGCTTTCTCACACACAAGGAACTATGTGTCTGCATGAGAGTTTGCAAGACGTGGAACAGATG GTGCTGTGATAAGAGGCTTTGGACAAAGATTGATCTAAACCGCTGCACCTCCATCACTCCACTCATGCTAAGTGGGATTATTCGTCGACAGCCAGTTTCACTGGACCTCAGCTGGACCAACATTTCCAAGAAACAATTAAGCTGGCTTATTAATAGATTACCAG GTCTGCGGGTGTTAAGGTTATCAGGATGTTCTTGGGCTGCTGTGTCTGCACTCTGCACCACCAGCTGCCCTCTGCTGCGCACCCTGGACGTCCAGTGGGTGGAGGGACTCAAAGATGCACAGATGAGGGACCTCCTCTCACCTCCGACAGACAACAGACCAG GTCAGCTGGATAACCGCTGCAAGCTGCGGAATGTGGAGGACCTGCGGCTGGCAGGGCTGGACATCACCGACACGTCTTTACGTCTCATCAGTCGGCAGATGCCTTTGCTGTCCAGGCTGGACCTGAGCTACTGCAACCACATCAACGACCAGTCAGTGAAcctgctgacagcagcagggaccACGACCAGAGATTCCCTCACAGAAATCAACCTGTCAG